The sequence below is a genomic window from Mycobacterium sp. ITM-2016-00316.
GCGCTATCGCTGTAGGCCAGTAGCACTTTGGCACCCGAGCCGGCGGTCATGGGCAGGCGGGTGCCGACCGGGACGGTGTCGCGCAGCCCCACCGGTGGCTCCAGGGAGGCCACACACACCCGCGAGGTGCCCTCCCGGCGATAGAGCTGGACGCTCTCGCCGGTGAGTTCGCGAAGCCTGGGCAGCACGGCGGCACCGGCGGCCAGCAACGGATCATTGACCTGGCCGGCGAGCTCGGTCAGCGCCGGGCCCAACCGCCAACGTCCCTCGGCGTCGCGGGCGAGCAGGCGGTGCACTTCCAGCCCGGCGGCCAGCCGGTGCGCGGTCGCCCGCGGCAGGCCGGTGCGTTCGCACAGTTCGGCCAGACCGCATGGTGACTCGGCCACCGTGTGCAGGACGCCCACCGCTTTGTCGAGGACGCCGATACCGCTATCCTGTCTCACAGGGAGATACTAGCGTCCCGCATCGTGAGATAGCCAGCCCGTCACGGCAGGACGCCCGAGTCGAATTGAGATACCCAATGGAGCAGACACAGTCCAGTCCGCGGCCCCGCACCCTGGCCGAGAAGGTGTGGGATGACCACGTCGTGGCCCGCGGCGCGGGCGAACCCGACCTGATCTACATCGATCTGCACCTCGTGCACGAGGTCACCAGCCCGCAGGCCTTCGACGGTCTGCGATTGGCCGGGCGCCCGGTGCGCCGGCCCGATCTCACCATCGCCACCGAGGATCACAATGTGCCCACGGTGGACATCGACAAGCCCATCGCCGACCCGGTGTCGCGTACCCAGGTGGACACCCTGCGCCGCAACTGCGCGGAGTTCGGTATCCGGCTGCACCCGATGGGCGATGCCGAGCAGGGCATCGTGCACATCATCGGACCCCAACTGGGTCTGACACAGCCGGGCATGACGGTGGTCTGCGGTGACAGCCACACCTCGACCCACGGTGCGTTCGGCTCGATCGCCATGGGGATCGGCACATCTGAGGTCGAACACGTGATGGCCACCCAGACGCTTCCACTGAAGCCTTTCAAGACGATGGCCGTCAACGTCGACGGGGATCTGCCCGAGGGCGTGAGCGCCAAAGACATCATTCTGGCGGTCATCGCCAAGATCGGGACCGGTGGCGGGCAGGGGCACGTCATCGAATACCGGGGCAGCGCCATCGAATCCTTGTCGATGGAGGGCCGGATGACGATCTGCAATATGAGCATCGAGGCCGGTGCCCGGGCAGGCATGGTGGCGCCCGATGCCACCACCTTCGAATTCCTGAAGGGCCGTCCGCACGCGCCGAAGGGCGCGGATTGGGATGCCGCGGTGCAGGCCTGGAGTGAGTTGCACACCGACGAGGGCGCCGAATTCGACACCCAGGTGTACATCGACGCCGCGACGCTGAGCCCGTTCGTCACCTGGGGGACCAATCCCGGGCAGGGTGTGCCGCTCTCGGCGGCGGTGCCCGATCCCGAGATGATGGTCGATGACGACGCCAAACAGGCGGCCGAGAAAGCGTTGACCTATATGGACCTTCGCGCGGGCACTCCGATGCGTGACATCCCGGTGGACACGGTCTTCGTCGGCTCGTGCACGAACGGGCGCATCGAGGACCTGCGCGTGGTCGCCGAGATCCTGGACGGCCGCACGCTGGCCGACGGGGTCCGGATGCTGGTGGTCCCGGGCTCCATGCGGGTGCGTGCGCAAGCCGAATCCGAGGGTCTGGGCGCGATCTTCACCGCCGCCGGCGCGGAATGGCGCCAGGCCGGCTGTTCGATGTGCCTGGGAATGAACCCGGATCAGCTCGCCCCGGGGGAGCGTTGCGCCTCGACCTCGAACCGCAATTTCGAAGGCCGACAGGGCAAGGGCGGGCGCACCCACCTGGTGTCGCCCGCGGTCGCAGCGGCCACCGCCGTGCGCGGCACGTTGTCTTCCCCGGCCGATCTCGAACCCGTCTCCGCCACCCGCTAGGTCTTCGAACCGCAAGGAGTACCAGGACATGCAAGCTTTCACCACCCACACCGGGATCGGCGTGCCGTTGCGCCGAACCAACGTCGACACCGACCAGATCATCCCGGCGGTGTATTTGAAGCGGGTCACCCGAACGGGTTTCGAGGACGGTTTGTTCGCCGCCTGGCGCAATGATCCGGCTTTCATCCTGAATCTGGCGCCCTTCGACAAGGGGTCGGTATTGGTGGCCGGCCCCGATTTCGGCACCGGCTCGTCTCGCGAACACGCCGTCTGGGCGCTGATGGACTACGGCTTCCGGGTCGTCATCTCACCGCGATTCGCCGATATTTTTCGGGGCAACGCCGGCAAGGCGGGTCTTTTGGCGGCCGAAGTCTCCCATGATGATGTCGAACTTCTCTGGAAGCTGATCGAGCAGAATCCGGGCTTGGAAATCACTGTCAATCTTCAAGATCGGACCATTGCCGCCGGAACGGTCCTGCTGCCGTTCATCATTGATGACTACACCGCGTGGCGGCTGCTCGAGGGACTCGACGATATAGGCCTTACGCTGCGGAAACAAGCTGAAATCGAAGCCTACGAGCAGCGCCGTCCGAGCTTCAAACCGCGGACGCTGCCGGTCTGATTTGGACGGTTTCCGGGCCCCCAAATGTGGCCCGGCAACCCTATTCTCGGACGCCGGTACCACTGTCCAAGTGGGCCAATCGGATTGCCGGATATTCGCCAGCTACGGATGAAACTGCGCGTGGCTCTTGGAAATATGCGGCAAATAGGTTTACCGTGTCCTCTAGTCGGTCCAAGGTGGACCACTGGACTTCGGAGGGTTTGCATGAACAAAGCAGAGCTCATCGACGCACTCACAACCAAGTTGGGCACCGATCGTCGACAGGCTACTGCCGCGGTTGAGAACATCGTCGACACGATCGTTCGTGCGGTGCACAAGGGTGAGAGCGTTACCATCACTGGCTTCGGCGTTTTCGAGCAGCGTCGCCGTGCCGCCCGTGTGGCCCGCAACCCGCGCACCGGCGAGACCGTCAAGGTCAAGCCGACGTCGGTTCCGGCCTTCCGCCCGGGCGCGCAGTTCAAGGCAGTTGTCTCTGGCGCGCAGCGTCTCCCGGCAGACGGTCCCGCCGTCAAGCGTGGTGTGGCAGCGGCTCCGGCCAAGCGCACCGCCGCCAAGAAGGCCGCACCGGCCAAGAAGGCGGCAGTGAAGAAGGCCGCACCGGCAGCGAAGAAGGCTGCTCCGGCCAAGAAGGCTGCACCGGCCAAGAAGGCTGTGGTCAAGAAGGCCGCACCGGCAGCGAAGAAGGCTGCTCCGGCCAAGAAGGCTCCGGCCAAGAAGGCTCCCGCCGCCAAGAAGGCTGCTCCGGCCAAGAAGGCCGCACCGGCGAAGAAGGCCGCACCGGCCAAGAAGGTCGTCGCCAAGGCTCCCGCCAAGAAGGCTCCGGCCAAGAAGGCTCCGGTCAAGCGCGGCCGCAAGTAATTCCGGCTCAGACCCAAAAGCACCCCAGAACACCATGTTCTGGGGTGCTTTTGGGTGTGCCGCCGGCCACCCGGAGATCTACCGGGCCCTACTCCAGGATGGCCAGCGGGCTGCCGATATGGTCGGCGGCGATCAGCCGCCCGCCCGCCGAGGACAGCACCCAGGTGCTGCCCTTACGGTTCCGCGACTTGTCCGGCCGGACACCGTCGCGCTCGCACCACCATGCGATGAGATCGGGGATCACCTTGCCCTGGGTGCAGATGACCGGCGTCACATCGGCTGATCCCGAGGCGATCTCCATCACCCGGGCCCGGGCGGCCTTCTTGTCCCCGGCATAGGCTTCCTCGGTGAGGGCGGCCTCTGATTCGATGGGCAACCCGATTTCCTGCGCCAGCGGCCCCAGCGTCTGCTCACACCGCACGCGCGGAGCGGCGTGAAGTTCGGTGACCCCAAAGGCAAGTAGTTGACT
It includes:
- a CDS encoding HU family DNA-binding protein is translated as MNKAELIDALTTKLGTDRRQATAAVENIVDTIVRAVHKGESVTITGFGVFEQRRRAARVARNPRTGETVKVKPTSVPAFRPGAQFKAVVSGAQRLPADGPAVKRGVAAAPAKRTAAKKAAPAKKAAVKKAAPAAKKAAPAKKAAPAKKAVVKKAAPAAKKAAPAKKAPAKKAPAAKKAAPAKKAAPAKKAAPAKKVVAKAPAKKAPAKKAPVKRGRK
- a CDS encoding IclR family transcriptional regulator codes for the protein MRQDSGIGVLDKAVGVLHTVAESPCGLAELCERTGLPRATAHRLAAGLEVHRLLARDAEGRWRLGPALTELAGQVNDPLLAAGAAVLPRLRELTGESVQLYRREGTSRVCVASLEPPVGLRDTVPVGTRLPMTAGSGAKVLLAYSDSATQQSVLMTAKFTERTLAEVRKRGWAQSAAERESGVASVSAPVRDGRGAVIAAISVSGPIDRMGRRPGARWAADLLAASEALTRRL
- the leuD gene encoding 3-isopropylmalate dehydratase small subunit codes for the protein MQAFTTHTGIGVPLRRTNVDTDQIIPAVYLKRVTRTGFEDGLFAAWRNDPAFILNLAPFDKGSVLVAGPDFGTGSSREHAVWALMDYGFRVVISPRFADIFRGNAGKAGLLAAEVSHDDVELLWKLIEQNPGLEITVNLQDRTIAAGTVLLPFIIDDYTAWRLLEGLDDIGLTLRKQAEIEAYEQRRPSFKPRTLPV
- the leuC gene encoding 3-isopropylmalate dehydratase large subunit, encoding MEQTQSSPRPRTLAEKVWDDHVVARGAGEPDLIYIDLHLVHEVTSPQAFDGLRLAGRPVRRPDLTIATEDHNVPTVDIDKPIADPVSRTQVDTLRRNCAEFGIRLHPMGDAEQGIVHIIGPQLGLTQPGMTVVCGDSHTSTHGAFGSIAMGIGTSEVEHVMATQTLPLKPFKTMAVNVDGDLPEGVSAKDIILAVIAKIGTGGGQGHVIEYRGSAIESLSMEGRMTICNMSIEAGARAGMVAPDATTFEFLKGRPHAPKGADWDAAVQAWSELHTDEGAEFDTQVYIDAATLSPFVTWGTNPGQGVPLSAAVPDPEMMVDDDAKQAAEKALTYMDLRAGTPMRDIPVDTVFVGSCTNGRIEDLRVVAEILDGRTLADGVRMLVVPGSMRVRAQAESEGLGAIFTAAGAEWRQAGCSMCLGMNPDQLAPGERCASTSNRNFEGRQGKGGRTHLVSPAVAAATAVRGTLSSPADLEPVSATR